One window of Maridesulfovibrio frigidus DSM 17176 genomic DNA carries:
- a CDS encoding polysaccharide deacetylase family protein encodes MRILLSFLVVLLSVSCVVPSSYAEPIKRKVLVLYNSAEERTARTSLFMEGFAMPLNYFGFLYEVRDVNLRPLPSNKEMSAFSAVFTTFADNLMDQPVDYLKWLLEQMKNDRKIIVAGALGAMRNLNDEPIDSELIKSVYLNLGFAWKGNATNDRTRLKYDYIDQKSMNFERKLPLFPFNYIHIVPSDEKSSSWVTVSLKDKPGTAGSVVGVGPKGGFALDEYMRWQDPVDYQKQWYLNPFDFLRESLGLKGIPALTPTTLNGLRVAFAHIDGDGFVGYTEIDKYKNSGEMIMERIFSRYDFPNSASVIAGEINPAVKGSLDNVEQARTLFEMNNIETSSHSYTHPFAWQASVRDSAEYSDNFIVGQYEMAGYKFDARYEIVESCEYISTDLAPAEKPCKVLLWSGMCDPTKEQVEIAEKAGILNLNGGDTVFDARRNSYFGVSPLYLELGKNSQIYTGQANENILTNLWEGPFYGFRNIIDTMKRTGSPRRVMPIDIYYHFYSGEKFASLKALEDVYEWVLSQDTANVYASAYIKMVRGYLTGKLEKFGADKFIVTDYRDCLSLRLDGMDKVPDLSKCKNIIGYDITSEGIFVHLNPDQDRAELVLSSDLNVNDVSAYIKNASGWVKDFRRTSDGAQFVFECFGKGKIVIGGLTPNQRYKVVGKNSLVSEVRSNSEGEVVVKGVTSETLEISQI; translated from the coding sequence ATGCGCATACTCCTTAGTTTTCTTGTTGTATTATTGTCTGTATCATGTGTAGTTCCTTCGAGCTATGCAGAGCCTATTAAACGTAAAGTTTTGGTTCTATATAATAGTGCTGAGGAACGTACAGCCCGGACAAGTCTTTTCATGGAAGGATTTGCTATGCCACTTAACTATTTCGGATTTCTTTATGAAGTTCGGGATGTTAATTTGCGCCCACTACCTAGCAATAAAGAAATGAGCGCCTTTTCAGCTGTTTTTACAACATTTGCTGATAATCTGATGGATCAGCCAGTCGATTATTTGAAGTGGCTTCTTGAGCAGATGAAAAATGATAGGAAAATAATTGTTGCAGGTGCCTTAGGGGCAATGCGTAATTTGAATGACGAACCGATTGATTCTGAGTTGATCAAAAGTGTTTATTTAAATTTAGGTTTTGCATGGAAAGGTAATGCTACAAATGATCGCACTCGTCTGAAATACGATTACATCGATCAGAAAAGCATGAATTTTGAACGTAAGCTTCCGCTTTTCCCTTTTAACTACATTCACATTGTTCCTTCGGATGAAAAGTCTAGTTCGTGGGTAACTGTAAGTCTTAAGGATAAACCGGGTACCGCAGGTAGCGTTGTCGGGGTGGGGCCGAAAGGGGGCTTTGCTCTTGATGAATATATGCGTTGGCAGGATCCTGTTGATTATCAAAAACAGTGGTATTTAAATCCGTTTGATTTTTTACGTGAATCTCTGGGGCTGAAAGGTATTCCTGCTTTAACTCCTACTACATTAAACGGGCTTAGAGTCGCATTTGCGCATATCGATGGTGACGGTTTTGTAGGTTATACTGAGATAGATAAGTATAAGAATTCCGGCGAAATGATAATGGAACGAATTTTTTCCCGCTATGATTTCCCAAACTCCGCATCCGTTATCGCTGGAGAAATTAACCCTGCTGTTAAGGGGAGCCTTGATAATGTTGAACAGGCTAGGACTCTCTTTGAAATGAATAATATCGAGACATCTTCACATTCCTATACGCATCCGTTTGCGTGGCAGGCTTCAGTTCGTGATTCGGCAGAATATTCGGACAACTTTATTGTTGGTCAGTACGAAATGGCCGGATATAAATTTGATGCAAGATATGAAATTGTTGAATCCTGCGAATACATTTCTACTGATTTAGCTCCTGCTGAGAAGCCGTGCAAAGTCCTTTTATGGTCAGGAATGTGTGACCCCACGAAAGAGCAAGTTGAAATTGCTGAGAAAGCCGGAATCTTGAATTTGAATGGCGGGGACACAGTTTTTGATGCCCGCCGTAATTCATATTTCGGGGTGTCGCCTTTGTATCTGGAGCTCGGAAAAAACAGCCAGATTTACACAGGGCAGGCCAATGAAAATATTCTGACCAATCTGTGGGAAGGTCCGTTTTATGGATTCCGCAATATCATTGATACCATGAAACGCACCGGTTCTCCGCGTCGCGTGATGCCCATTGATATTTATTACCATTTCTACAGCGGTGAAAAATTCGCTTCTCTCAAAGCTCTTGAAGATGTTTACGAGTGGGTTTTGTCGCAGGATACCGCAAATGTTTACGCCTCGGCTTACATCAAAATGGTACGCGGTTATCTCACTGGAAAACTTGAGAAGTTTGGTGCAGACAAATTTATAGTCACGGATTACAGAGATTGTTTGAGCTTAAGACTGGATGGAATGGATAAAGTTCCTGATTTAAGCAAGTGTAAAAATATTATTGGCTATGACATTACTTCGGAAGGTATCTTTGTCCATTTGAACCCGGATCAAGATCGCGCGGAATTAGTTCTTTCATCTGATTTGAACGTGAATGACGTTTCCGCATATATTAAAAATGCATCAGGATGGGTTAAAGATTTCAGGCGCACTTCAGATGGCGCACAGTTTGTTTTTGAATGTTTTGGGAAAGGAAAGATTGTAATTGGCGGTCTTACTCCTAATCAGAGATATAAAGTAGTTGGTAAGAATTCTTTGGTGTCGGAGGTGCGCAGTAATTCAGAGGGGGAAGTTGTTGTTAAGGGCGTAACGTCTGAAACATTGGAGATTTCACAGATTTGA